The Paraburkholderia sabiae genome includes a region encoding these proteins:
- the gudD gene encoding glucarate dehydratase — protein sequence MSTIASSTQGAPTVTELRVVPVAGRDSMLMNLSGAHGPFFTRNIVILRDSAGHTGVGEVPGGENIRKTIDDARPFVVGQSIGNLQAVLNQVRKQFADRDAGGRGLQTFDLRTTIHAVTALEAALLDLLGQHLGVPVAALLGEGQQRDEVEMLGYLFYIGDRKKTDLPYASGAEGRDDWERVRTEEAMTPEAVVRLAEAAQARYGFNDFKLKGGVLAGDAEIEAVTALAERFPEARVTLDPNGAWSLAEAIRLCRDQHDVLAYAEDPCGAENGYSGREVMAEFRRATGLPTATNMIATDWRQMGHAIQLQSVDIPLADPHFWTMQGSVRVAQMCNDWGLTWGSHSNNHFDVSLAMFTHVAAAAPGKITAIDTHWIWQDGQYLTRDPLEIVGGKVKVPAKPGLGIELDMDALEKAHELYQQHGLGARDDGVAMQYLIPNWKFDNKRPCLVR from the coding sequence ATGTCTACGATTGCATCTTCGACCCAAGGCGCACCGACCGTCACCGAACTGCGCGTCGTTCCCGTCGCCGGCCGCGACAGCATGCTGATGAACCTCAGCGGCGCGCATGGTCCGTTCTTCACGCGCAATATCGTGATTCTGCGTGACAGTGCGGGTCACACGGGTGTCGGCGAAGTGCCGGGCGGCGAAAACATCCGCAAGACCATCGACGATGCGCGTCCGTTCGTCGTCGGTCAGTCGATCGGCAATCTTCAGGCAGTGCTCAACCAGGTGCGCAAGCAGTTCGCCGACCGCGACGCAGGCGGCCGCGGCTTGCAGACCTTCGATCTGCGCACGACGATTCACGCTGTCACGGCGCTCGAAGCCGCATTGCTCGACCTGCTGGGCCAGCATCTCGGCGTGCCCGTCGCAGCGCTGCTCGGCGAAGGCCAGCAACGCGACGAAGTCGAAATGCTCGGCTATCTGTTCTACATCGGCGATCGCAAGAAGACGGATTTGCCGTACGCAAGCGGCGCAGAAGGACGCGACGACTGGGAACGCGTGCGCACCGAAGAAGCGATGACGCCCGAAGCCGTCGTCCGACTCGCCGAAGCCGCGCAAGCACGCTATGGCTTCAACGACTTCAAGCTGAAGGGCGGCGTGCTCGCGGGCGACGCCGAAATCGAAGCGGTGACGGCGCTGGCCGAACGCTTCCCCGAAGCGCGCGTGACGCTCGATCCGAACGGCGCGTGGTCGCTTGCCGAAGCGATCCGCCTGTGCCGCGACCAGCACGACGTGCTTGCGTATGCGGAAGATCCGTGCGGCGCGGAGAACGGCTACTCGGGCCGCGAAGTGATGGCCGAGTTCCGCCGCGCGACGGGCCTGCCGACGGCCACCAACATGATCGCCACCGACTGGCGCCAGATGGGTCACGCAATCCAGCTGCAATCCGTCGACATCCCGCTCGCCGATCCGCACTTCTGGACGATGCAAGGCTCGGTGCGCGTCGCGCAGATGTGCAACGACTGGGGCCTCACGTGGGGCTCGCATTCGAACAACCACTTCGACGTATCGCTCGCGATGTTCACGCACGTCGCGGCCGCCGCGCCCGGCAAGATCACTGCGATCGATACGCACTGGATCTGGCAGGACGGCCAGTATCTGACGCGCGATCCGCTGGAGATCGTCGGCGGCAAGGTGAAGGTGCCCGCCAAGCCGGGCCTCGGCATCGAACTCGACATGGATGCACTCGAAAAGGCGCACGAGCTTTATCAGCAGCACGGCCTTGGCGCGCGCGACGACGGTGTCGCGATGCAGTATCTGATCCCGAACTGGAAGTTCGACAACAAGCGTCCTTGCCTCGTGCGTTAA
- a CDS encoding ABC transporter substrate-binding protein — protein MTIRYARFIAASIAPLAFMLAASNVHAETIRVAIGTQDTTINCATGGLLIRELHLLDKYLPHTGKYKDVTYDVQWKDFTSGAPITNEMVAGKLDFGTMADFPGSLNGAAFQKAGRKSIFITVLSGSVDGSGNGIVVPENSPLRSIADLKGKTISVPFASTSHGMLLRAIKAQGWNPDTDVNIITQAPEVAGSALKANKIDAHADFVPFADLFPYRGIARKIYDGAQSHAPTYHGALVDAAYAQKYPEVVVAYLRAAIEANQLIAQDPEKYSLLIQKTTGIEAPVDYLYHGPLGIQTRDLTWKPEYRQATATAIDTLKLLKKTDVDLDVNTFIDDRYIREAFKESGLDYNAALKNYAKQPLVANDALTGKPIRDFNDVTQVWLESEAKVRNYASPAEAFAALGKIEQSGGKTRAVFVHDHASGLKLFANQAWYVKDAHGAITAFLLKTGADRYAQQVSGAVVDYAAAKTGAAQAVASR, from the coding sequence ATGACCATTCGCTACGCTCGCTTCATCGCCGCATCCATCGCGCCGCTCGCATTCATGCTCGCCGCGAGCAACGTCCACGCCGAAACGATCCGCGTCGCCATCGGCACGCAGGACACGACGATCAACTGCGCGACAGGCGGCCTGCTGATTCGCGAACTGCATCTGCTCGATAAATACCTGCCGCACACGGGCAAATACAAGGACGTGACTTACGACGTGCAATGGAAGGACTTCACGTCCGGCGCGCCCATCACGAATGAAATGGTGGCGGGCAAGCTCGACTTCGGCACGATGGCCGACTTCCCCGGCTCGCTGAACGGCGCGGCGTTCCAGAAGGCAGGACGCAAGAGCATTTTCATCACGGTGCTGTCGGGCAGCGTGGACGGCAGCGGTAACGGCATCGTCGTGCCGGAGAACTCGCCGCTGCGTTCGATCGCCGATCTCAAGGGCAAAACGATCTCCGTGCCCTTTGCATCGACGTCGCACGGCATGCTGCTGCGCGCGATCAAGGCGCAAGGCTGGAACCCCGACACCGACGTGAACATCATCACGCAGGCGCCGGAAGTGGCAGGCAGCGCATTGAAGGCGAACAAGATCGACGCGCATGCCGACTTCGTACCGTTCGCGGACCTGTTCCCGTATCGCGGCATCGCGCGCAAGATCTACGACGGCGCACAAAGCCACGCGCCGACCTATCACGGCGCGCTCGTCGACGCCGCGTATGCGCAGAAGTATCCCGAAGTCGTCGTCGCCTATCTGCGCGCCGCCATCGAGGCCAATCAGCTGATCGCGCAAGACCCTGAAAAATACAGTCTGCTGATCCAGAAGACGACGGGCATCGAAGCCCCCGTCGATTATCTGTATCACGGTCCGCTCGGCATCCAGACGCGCGATCTGACGTGGAAGCCCGAGTATCGCCAGGCAACGGCTACAGCAATCGACACGCTCAAGCTGCTGAAGAAAACCGATGTCGATCTGGATGTGAACACGTTCATCGACGACCGCTATATCCGCGAAGCCTTTAAGGAATCCGGCCTCGATTACAACGCCGCGCTGAAGAACTACGCGAAGCAACCGCTCGTCGCGAACGACGCCTTGACGGGCAAGCCGATCCGCGATTTCAACGATGTCACGCAAGTGTGGCTCGAAAGCGAAGCGAAGGTGCGCAACTATGCGTCGCCGGCTGAAGCGTTCGCTGCGCTCGGCAAGATCGAGCAGTCCGGCGGCAAGACACGCGCCGTCTTCGTTCATGACCACGCGAGCGGCCTGAAGCTCTTCGCGAATCAGGCGTGGTACGTGAAAGATGCGCATGGCGCGATCACCGCGTTCCTGCTGAAAACGGGCGCCGATCGTTACGCGCAACAGGTCTCCGGCGCGGTCGTCGATTACGCCGCCGCGAAAACGGGCGCAGCGCAAGCCGTCGCGTCGCGCTGA
- a CDS encoding lactonase family protein translates to MSKSGTASFFAIVSNAVDGDVAVFRVEGATGGIERLARYPAGDTVMPMALSSDGRVLHAATRGAQRSIVTYAVDSSTGDLTHVHTASIESSLAYVSLTPSDDWLLGASYGENSVSLYRADSLANGAVEPRQVIDGFVHAHAVIASSDGRFAYATSLGSDVVFCFAIVRNAHDAKLELVQKLNVEPGFGPRHLRFSPDEKTLYVSSEFRATVAVFSRDSETGTLSARSVSPRAPALAHLNDGGLRTAQIDPATAASVVWGADVQVTPDGRFVYVAERTSSRLIAYRVTAEGSLDYAGYTDTEAQPRGFRIDPSGRFLVACGEKSTHVAVYAIDADSGALSAVSRCAGGLGANWVEIVVQT, encoded by the coding sequence ATGAGCAAGTCGGGCACTGCTTCGTTTTTCGCGATCGTATCGAACGCGGTGGATGGCGATGTCGCCGTGTTCCGCGTCGAAGGCGCGACGGGCGGCATCGAACGCCTCGCGCGCTATCCGGCGGGCGACACCGTGATGCCGATGGCGCTCTCGTCGGACGGCCGCGTATTGCATGCGGCCACGCGCGGCGCGCAGCGCAGCATCGTCACGTATGCGGTCGATTCGAGCACGGGCGACCTCACGCATGTTCATACCGCGTCCATCGAATCGAGCCTCGCGTATGTGTCGTTGACACCGTCCGATGACTGGCTGCTCGGCGCATCGTATGGCGAGAATTCCGTGAGCCTCTATCGCGCGGATTCGCTTGCGAACGGCGCAGTCGAGCCGCGTCAGGTGATCGACGGCTTCGTGCATGCGCATGCCGTCATTGCGTCGTCGGATGGACGCTTCGCGTATGCGACGTCGCTTGGTTCGGATGTAGTGTTCTGCTTTGCAATCGTCCGCAATGCGCACGATGCAAAACTCGAACTCGTGCAGAAGCTGAACGTAGAACCGGGCTTCGGCCCGCGCCACCTGCGCTTCTCGCCCGATGAAAAAACGCTGTACGTATCGAGCGAATTTCGCGCGACGGTAGCCGTGTTTTCGCGCGACAGCGAGACAGGCACGCTGTCGGCACGCAGCGTATCGCCACGCGCACCGGCACTCGCGCATCTGAACGACGGCGGCCTGCGCACCGCACAGATCGATCCGGCAACGGCTGCATCGGTCGTGTGGGGCGCCGACGTGCAGGTAACGCCCGACGGACGCTTCGTCTACGTCGCCGAGCGCACGTCGAGCCGGCTGATCGCTTACCGCGTGACCGCCGAAGGCTCGCTCGACTACGCGGGCTACACCGACACCGAAGCACAACCGCGCGGCTTCAGGATCGATCCGTCGGGCCGCTTTCTCGTCGCGTGCGGCGAGAAGTCCACGCATGTCGCCGTCTATGCGATCGACGCCGATTCAGGCGCGTTGTCCGCCGTGTCGCGCTGCGCGGGCGGGCTCGGCGCGAACTGGGTCGAAATCGTCGTGCAGACCTAG
- a CDS encoding ABC transporter permease produces the protein MAATFDLHDRHTSRHRRAPFFAPSTKRRAWRAASLAACVALWQLAVHFRLSAGIITFANVPAPSDALPALWSLLHSPKLPMHLAASIWRVLAGFCTAAVVGVGLGLAIGRYRAVEDTVLPALEVLRPIPAVAWIPLAILMFPSSELSMMFITFIGALFPILLNTVHGVEAVDPRLVATARSLGTRPLALYTEVVLPGAAPAIFTGLAIGMGTAWFCLVTAEMIAGQYGIGYFTWESYTLQNYPDIVVGMALIGALGMGSSVLVKRLGVALTPWYRLQETRR, from the coding sequence ATGGCCGCCACTTTCGATCTTCACGACAGGCATACCTCGCGGCATCGGCGCGCGCCTTTCTTCGCGCCGTCGACGAAGCGTCGCGCGTGGCGCGCGGCATCGCTCGCGGCGTGCGTCGCGCTCTGGCAGCTGGCCGTGCATTTCAGGCTCTCGGCGGGCATCATCACGTTCGCGAACGTGCCCGCCCCTTCCGATGCGCTGCCCGCGCTGTGGTCGCTGCTGCACTCGCCGAAGCTGCCGATGCATCTGGCCGCCAGCATCTGGCGCGTACTGGCGGGGTTCTGCACGGCGGCCGTGGTCGGTGTCGGGCTGGGGCTTGCGATCGGCCGCTATCGCGCCGTCGAAGATACCGTGCTGCCCGCGCTCGAAGTACTACGCCCGATTCCCGCCGTCGCGTGGATACCGCTCGCGATCCTCATGTTCCCGTCGTCGGAACTCAGCATGATGTTCATCACGTTCATCGGCGCGCTGTTTCCGATTTTGCTCAACACGGTGCACGGCGTCGAAGCCGTCGATCCGCGCCTCGTCGCGACGGCGCGAAGCCTCGGCACGCGGCCGCTCGCGCTCTATACGGAAGTCGTGCTGCCTGGCGCCGCGCCCGCTATTTTCACAGGCCTGGCGATCGGGATGGGCACCGCGTGGTTCTGCCTCGTCACGGCGGAGATGATCGCGGGTCAGTACGGCATCGGTTATTTCACGTGGGAGTCGTACACGTTGCAGAACTACCCGGATATCGTCGTTGGCATGGCGCTGATCGGCGCGCTCGGCATGGGCAGCAGTGTGCTCGTCAAGCGACTGGGCGTCGCGCTCACGCCGTGGTATCGACTGCAGGAGACACGCCGATGA
- a CDS encoding 4Fe-4S dicluster domain-containing protein: MSYTPHEILHRSSAPVTIDENKCIADKGCTVCVDVCPLDLLAIDVSKGKAYMQFDECWYCMPCEQDCPTGAVKVDIPYLLR; encoded by the coding sequence ATGTCCTACACACCACACGAAATTCTTCATCGAAGCTCCGCACCCGTCACGATCGACGAAAACAAATGTATCGCCGACAAAGGCTGCACCGTTTGCGTCGATGTGTGCCCACTCGATCTGCTCGCCATCGACGTCAGCAAGGGCAAGGCCTATATGCAGTTCGACGAATGCTGGTACTGCATGCCCTGCGAACAGGATTGCCCGACAGGCGCAGTGAAAGTCGATATCCCCTATCTGCTGCGCTAA
- a CDS encoding 2-hydroxy-3-oxopropionate reductase, whose product MKAGFIGLGIMGKPMAANLRKNGVELAAFTRSGVPDDLTQAGVTAATSPADVAAKADVIFIMVPDTPDVERVLFGEDGVASKLRQGQIVVDMSSISPIETRDFAARVREKGADYLDAPVSGGEVGAKAASLTIMVGGAQATFDKVKPLFDMMGKNVSLIGEVGAGQICKVANQVIVAATIEAVGEALLLASKAGVDAEKVRKALMGGFASSRILEVHGERMTKRTFDPGFRIELHQKDLNLALSTAQSLGVSLPNTATCQALFNACAAHGGKAWDHSGMVRALEYLADHEIGQKQK is encoded by the coding sequence ATGAAAGCAGGCTTCATTGGACTCGGCATCATGGGCAAGCCCATGGCCGCCAATCTTCGCAAGAACGGCGTCGAGCTCGCCGCCTTCACGCGCAGCGGCGTGCCGGACGATCTGACGCAAGCGGGCGTGACGGCAGCCACGAGTCCCGCCGACGTCGCCGCGAAAGCGGATGTGATCTTCATCATGGTGCCGGACACGCCTGACGTCGAACGCGTGCTGTTCGGCGAAGACGGCGTCGCGAGCAAGCTGCGCCAGGGGCAGATCGTCGTCGACATGAGCTCGATCTCGCCGATCGAAACGCGCGACTTCGCGGCCCGCGTGCGCGAAAAAGGCGCCGACTATCTCGACGCGCCCGTCTCCGGCGGCGAAGTCGGTGCGAAGGCCGCTTCGCTGACGATCATGGTCGGCGGCGCGCAAGCCACGTTCGACAAGGTCAAGCCGCTGTTCGACATGATGGGCAAGAACGTGTCGCTGATCGGCGAAGTCGGCGCGGGTCAGATCTGCAAGGTCGCGAATCAGGTGATCGTCGCGGCGACGATTGAAGCAGTCGGCGAAGCGCTGCTGCTCGCATCGAAAGCGGGCGTCGACGCGGAGAAAGTGCGCAAGGCATTGATGGGCGGCTTCGCGTCGTCGCGCATTCTCGAAGTGCACGGCGAACGCATGACGAAGCGCACGTTCGATCCCGGCTTCCGCATCGAACTGCATCAGAAGGATTTGAATCTCGCGCTGTCGACGGCGCAGTCGCTCGGCGTGTCGCTGCCGAACACGGCCACGTGTCAGGCGCTCTTCAACGCGTGCGCGGCGCATGGCGGCAAGGCATGGGATCACTCGGGCATGGTTCGCGCGCTCGAATATCTCGCCGATCACGAAATCGGACAGAAACAGAAATGA
- the kdgD gene encoding 5-dehydro-4-deoxyglucarate dehydratase, whose amino-acid sequence MTTPQELKAIVSEGLLSFPVTDFDSNGDFRADTYAARLEWLAPYGATALFAAGGTGEFFSLTRSEYTNVIRTATETCKGKVPILAGAGGPTRVAIEYAQEAERNGAHGVLLMPHYLTEASQDGIAAHVEQVCKAVKNMGVIVYNRANSKLNADSLERLADKCPNLIGFKDGVGDIESMVTIRRRLGDRFSYLGGLPTAEVYAAAYKALGVPVYSSAVFNFIPKTAMEFYRAIAADDHATTSRLLDEFFLPYLAIRNRRAGYAVSIVKAGAKLVGHDAGPVRAPLIDLNDEELAQLDVLIRKLGAQ is encoded by the coding sequence ATGACCACGCCACAAGAACTCAAAGCGATCGTATCCGAAGGCCTTCTGTCGTTCCCCGTCACCGACTTCGACAGCAACGGCGACTTCCGCGCCGACACGTATGCAGCGCGTCTCGAATGGCTCGCGCCGTACGGCGCGACGGCGCTGTTTGCGGCGGGCGGTACGGGCGAGTTCTTCTCGCTGACCAGGTCGGAGTACACGAACGTGATCCGCACGGCCACGGAAACCTGTAAAGGCAAGGTGCCGATTCTCGCGGGCGCGGGCGGCCCGACGCGCGTCGCCATCGAATACGCGCAGGAAGCCGAGCGCAATGGCGCGCATGGCGTTCTGCTGATGCCGCACTATCTGACGGAAGCGTCACAAGACGGTATTGCCGCGCACGTCGAGCAGGTGTGCAAGGCCGTGAAGAACATGGGCGTGATCGTGTATAACCGCGCGAATTCGAAGCTCAATGCCGATTCGCTCGAACGTCTCGCGGATAAGTGCCCGAATCTGATCGGCTTCAAGGACGGTGTCGGCGATATCGAGAGCATGGTGACGATTCGCCGTCGCTTGGGCGATCGGTTCTCGTATCTCGGCGGTCTGCCGACGGCTGAAGTGTATGCCGCAGCGTATAAGGCACTGGGCGTGCCCGTTTATTCGTCCGCTGTGTTTAACTTCATTCCTAAGACTGCAATGGAGTTTTATCGCGCTATCGCCGCGGATGATCATGCTACGACTTCTCGTTTGCTTGACGAGTTCTTTTTGCCGTATCTGGCGATTCGGAATCGTCGGGCTGGGTATGCTGTGAGTATCGTTAAGGCTGGCGCCAAGCTCGTTGGGCATGATGCGGGCCCTGTGCGGGCGCCTTTGATCGACCTCAATGATGAGGAGCTGGCGCAGTTGGATGTTTTGATCAGGAAGCTTGGGGCGCAGTAA
- a CDS encoding fumarate reductase/succinate dehydrogenase flavoprotein subunit produces the protein MNTHVLEYDIVVVGGGTAGPMAAVKAKESNPDLKILLLEKANVKRSGAISMGMDGLNNAVIPGHATPEQYTREITIANDGIVDQAAVYAYAKHSFKTIEELDRWGVKFEKDGTGDYAVKKVHHMGSYVLPMPEGHDIKKVLYRQLKRARIAITNRIVATRLLTDTHGDVNGVLGFDCRTADFYVVRAKAVILSCGAAGRLGLPASGYLMGTYENPTNAGDGYAMAYHAGAALANLECFQINPLIKDYNGPACAYVTGPLGGFTANGRGERFIECDYWSGQMMWEFYQELQSGNGPVFLKLDHLAEETIQTIEQILHTNERPSRGRFHAGRGTDYRQQMVEMHISEIGFCSGHSASGVYVNERAETTVGGLYAAGDMAAVPHNYMLGAFTYGWFAGQNAAAFVAGREFAPLDQQQIDAERARIYAPLEREHGLAPAQVEYKLRRMVNDYLQPPKVTRKMEIGLQRFEEIADDIASIKATHPHELMRAAEVRAIRDCAEMAARASLFRTESRWGLYHHRVDYPQRNDAEWFCHTHLRKDAAGRMTSEKRAVEPYIVPLDERERGSYSNLRIHGAQHDSQTNTHVLADVSA, from the coding sequence ATGAATACCCATGTACTCGAATACGACATCGTCGTGGTCGGCGGCGGAACGGCGGGACCGATGGCGGCTGTCAAGGCGAAGGAAAGCAATCCCGACCTCAAGATCCTGCTGCTCGAAAAGGCCAACGTCAAACGCAGCGGCGCGATCTCGATGGGCATGGACGGCCTGAACAACGCCGTCATTCCCGGCCACGCGACGCCCGAGCAATACACGCGCGAAATCACGATCGCGAACGACGGCATCGTCGATCAGGCCGCCGTCTATGCGTACGCGAAGCACAGCTTCAAGACGATCGAAGAACTCGACCGCTGGGGCGTGAAGTTCGAAAAGGACGGTACGGGTGACTATGCGGTGAAGAAAGTGCACCACATGGGCTCTTATGTGCTGCCGATGCCCGAAGGACATGACATCAAGAAAGTGCTGTACCGACAACTAAAACGCGCGCGCATCGCGATCACGAACCGCATCGTCGCAACGCGCCTGCTCACCGACACACACGGCGACGTCAACGGCGTGTTGGGCTTCGATTGCCGCACGGCGGACTTCTACGTCGTGCGCGCGAAAGCCGTGATTCTGTCGTGCGGCGCAGCGGGTCGTCTCGGCTTGCCCGCATCCGGCTATCTGATGGGCACCTACGAAAACCCGACCAACGCCGGCGACGGCTACGCAATGGCCTACCACGCGGGCGCGGCGCTCGCGAATCTCGAATGCTTTCAGATCAACCCGTTGATCAAGGACTACAACGGACCCGCCTGCGCGTATGTGACGGGCCCGCTTGGCGGCTTCACGGCGAACGGCAGGGGCGAACGCTTCATCGAATGCGATTACTGGAGCGGCCAGATGATGTGGGAGTTCTATCAGGAACTGCAGAGCGGCAATGGCCCTGTGTTTCTGAAGCTCGATCACCTCGCCGAAGAAACCATCCAGACCATCGAGCAGATCCTGCACACGAACGAACGCCCGAGCCGTGGACGTTTCCATGCGGGACGCGGCACCGATTATCGTCAGCAGATGGTCGAGATGCATATCTCCGAGATCGGCTTTTGCAGCGGCCACAGCGCGTCGGGTGTGTATGTCAACGAACGCGCGGAGACGACAGTCGGCGGACTTTACGCTGCCGGCGACATGGCCGCCGTGCCGCACAACTACATGCTCGGCGCGTTCACGTATGGATGGTTCGCCGGGCAGAACGCGGCCGCGTTCGTCGCGGGCCGTGAATTCGCGCCGCTCGATCAGCAGCAGATCGACGCCGAACGCGCGCGCATTTACGCGCCGCTCGAACGCGAGCATGGGCTTGCGCCTGCGCAGGTCGAGTACAAGCTGCGCCGCATGGTCAACGATTATCTTCAGCCGCCGAAGGTGACGCGCAAGATGGAAATCGGCCTGCAACGTTTCGAGGAAATCGCCGACGACATCGCGTCGATCAAGGCCACGCATCCGCATGAACTGATGCGCGCCGCCGAAGTGCGCGCGATCCGCGATTGCGCCGAAATGGCTGCGCGTGCGTCGCTGTTCCGCACCGAAAGCCGTTGGGGTCTGTATCACCATCGCGTCGATTATCCGCAGCGCAACGACGCGGAGTGGTTCTGCCATACGCATCTGCGCAAGGACGCGGCGGGCCGCATGACCAGCGAGAAGCGCGCCGTCGAGCCATACATCGTGCCGCTAGACGAACGCGAGCGCGGTTCATACAGCAACCTGCGCATTCACGGCGCGCAGCACGATTCGCAGACGAACACTCACGTGCTCGCCGACGTTTCGGCATGA
- a CDS encoding pyridoxal phosphate-dependent decarboxylase family protein: MDEDEILADADRRAHNYLTSIGKRRVFPDPAALNGLNAFDEPLPEHSTSSLDMLRLLDESGSPATAASNDPRYFGFVVGATLPPAAAAERLMLAWDQCASSFDNSPVAATIERIAARWVLDVLHLPRESAVGFGTSATACTLVAIAAARRTLLSRKGWDFDADGLVGAPEVKVVISELAHITVRKALRVLGFGMKRVIVAPVDADGRIDPQKLPTLDDMTIFCLQAGEVNTGEFDPFAKLIPRAKAAGAWVHVDGAFGLWARASAKASLTEGIDGADSWTTDGHKWLNTPYDGAMVICRDAAALSQAMNSDAVYLTGAHDAQKNLNLEFSRRARGIPIWAALRSLGRSGVAAMVERHCAQASRIAAGLRAGGFHVLNRVVLNQVLVRADTDEQTVAIREAAQASGEVWFGATVWKSQPAFRISVSSWRTRDEDVDRLVELLCALRKG; the protein is encoded by the coding sequence ATGGACGAAGATGAGATTCTCGCCGACGCGGACCGACGCGCTCACAACTATCTAACCTCTATAGGCAAGCGTCGCGTCTTTCCTGACCCTGCCGCGCTGAACGGACTAAACGCGTTCGACGAGCCGCTTCCGGAACACAGCACGTCCTCGCTCGATATGCTTCGCCTCCTCGACGAATCCGGCTCGCCTGCGACGGCTGCATCGAACGATCCGCGCTACTTCGGCTTTGTCGTCGGTGCCACCCTGCCCCCCGCCGCAGCCGCCGAGCGCCTGATGCTCGCCTGGGATCAGTGCGCGTCGTCCTTCGACAACTCGCCTGTCGCAGCCACCATCGAACGAATCGCCGCGCGTTGGGTACTCGACGTGCTCCACTTGCCGCGCGAAAGCGCCGTCGGCTTCGGCACGAGTGCGACGGCCTGCACGCTCGTCGCCATTGCCGCTGCGCGGCGCACGCTTCTGTCTCGCAAGGGATGGGATTTCGATGCAGACGGTCTGGTCGGCGCGCCCGAGGTCAAGGTCGTGATATCGGAACTGGCGCACATCACCGTCAGGAAAGCGCTTCGCGTGCTGGGCTTCGGAATGAAACGCGTGATCGTCGCGCCCGTCGATGCCGATGGACGCATCGATCCGCAAAAGCTGCCGACGCTCGACGATATGACGATCTTCTGCCTTCAGGCCGGCGAGGTGAACACCGGCGAATTCGATCCTTTCGCTAAATTGATCCCGCGCGCGAAGGCTGCCGGCGCCTGGGTTCACGTCGACGGTGCTTTCGGTCTTTGGGCACGCGCTTCGGCGAAGGCGTCGCTGACGGAAGGAATCGACGGCGCGGATAGCTGGACCACCGATGGCCACAAATGGCTCAACACGCCGTATGACGGCGCCATGGTGATCTGCCGCGATGCCGCCGCACTCTCGCAAGCGATGAATAGCGACGCCGTGTATCTGACGGGTGCGCACGATGCGCAGAAAAACCTCAATCTCGAGTTCTCGCGCAGGGCGCGTGGCATACCGATCTGGGCCGCGTTGCGCTCGCTGGGCCGCTCAGGCGTCGCGGCGATGGTCGAACGTCATTGCGCACAAGCGTCGCGTATCGCAGCGGGCCTGCGTGCCGGCGGCTTTCACGTGCTGAACCGCGTCGTGCTCAATCAGGTGCTGGTGCGCGCGGACACGGACGAACAGACAGTCGCCATTCGCGAAGCAGCGCAGGCATCCGGCGAAGTGTGGTTCGGTGCGACCGTGTGGAAGTCGCAACCCGCTTTCCGCATCAGCGTTTCGTCGTGGCGAACGCGTGACGAAGACGTTGATCGTCTCGTCGAATTGCTCTGCGCTTTACGCAAAGGCTGA
- a CDS encoding GntR family transcriptional regulator encodes MSKPASLLTPVTSVPLYAQIKDALRAHILDGTYAPHSQMPSEHELCAMFGVSRITVRQALGDLQKEGMLFKLHGKGTFVSKPKAFQNVSSLQGFAEAMSSMGYEIVNQLRSFRVVEANRNVAARLGLEEGAPVTEIHRVRLLNREPVSLELTWLPDAIGTRLANADLVTRDIFLILENDCGVPLGHADVAIDAILADDEIVDALRVEEGSAVLRIDRLTHDANGAPIDYEHLYFRGDAFQYRLRIDREKAGKSTKNKATRKTR; translated from the coding sequence ATGTCGAAACCGGCCAGCCTCCTCACCCCCGTCACATCGGTGCCGCTCTACGCGCAGATAAAAGATGCGCTGCGCGCCCACATCCTCGATGGCACCTATGCGCCGCATTCGCAGATGCCATCGGAACACGAGCTATGCGCGATGTTCGGCGTGAGCCGGATCACCGTGCGACAGGCGCTCGGTGATCTGCAGAAAGAAGGCATGTTGTTCAAGCTGCACGGCAAAGGCACGTTTGTATCGAAGCCGAAGGCGTTCCAGAACGTCAGCTCGCTGCAGGGCTTCGCGGAAGCGATGTCGTCGATGGGCTATGAAATCGTCAACCAGTTGCGCAGCTTTCGCGTCGTCGAGGCCAATCGCAACGTGGCTGCGCGTCTCGGGCTCGAAGAAGGCGCGCCCGTCACGGAGATTCATCGCGTGCGGCTGCTCAATCGCGAGCCCGTATCGCTCGAACTGACGTGGCTGCCCGACGCCATCGGCACGCGTCTCGCGAATGCCGATCTCGTCACGCGCGACATCTTCCTCATCCTCGAAAACGACTGCGGCGTGCCGCTCGGTCACGCGGATGTCGCCATCGACGCCATCCTCGCCGACGACGAAATCGTCGATGCGTTGCGCGTGGAAGAAGGCAGTGCAGTGTTGCGCATCGATCGTCTCACACACGACGCAAACGGCGCGCCCATCGACTATGAGCATCTGTACTTTCGCGGCGATGCATTCCAGTACCGCTTGCGAATCGATCGGGAAAAAGCAGGTAAAAGCACGAAGAACAAGGCAACCAGGAAGACGCGATGA